From the genome of candidate division TA06 bacterium:
TGCTTCTCCTTGCTCCGCCTCTTTGAGAAAAGGCTCGAGCGCTTCAGCTATCTTTCCTCGCGTTAAGGGCCTCGCCTCCGTGTCAACGTATATGTAGCTCTTTGCCACGAATCTGTCCAGGATCGGATAGACCCAGCTGTCCACTTCAACATTTACCAGACTCTGGGGATTTGCTATTGCTGCAACTAGAAGGGAAAGCAGAACTGGAAGGCAAACAGCTTTTGCCATCAAACCTCGCTACCTGACCGCGGGCACCCACACATATGCAATGCGCTCGCCAGGGCTGAATTGGCACGATCGATACCTGAGGGAGCCGGCATCAACGAGCAGCACAAGCTTCAAGGTTCCCTTCTCATTTTTGAAGGTAGAATTCTCAACTCATCCCTGTACTTCCCCACGGTCCTCCTTGCCACCTCAAAACCCTCACTCTGAAGAACCTCTGAAATTCTCTTATCACTCAGGGGCTTCTTCTTGTCCTCATTCTTGATCAGTTCTCCAATCCTTGCTCTCACTGATCTGGAAGAAACTTCCTCTGTCCGATACGACTTGACGGCGCCAGAAAAGAAGAATTTGAGATTGAATACACCCTGTGGAGTTTGAATATACTTCCCTCTTATCACTCTGCTAACGGTAGATTCGTGGATCCCCAGCGCATCAGCTACCGTCCTCAGAGTCATGGGTTTCAAACTGGTCACACCCCTCTCCAGAAAATCGTTCTGGGTCTCACAAATGAAGCTCATCACCTTCATTATCGTCCGCCTTCTCTCATCCAGTCCATTGATGAGAAAACGGGCAGAGGCAAGTCTTTTTCTCACAAATTCCCTTTCTTTTTTGGATCTACCTCTCCGGCCGGAGAGCACTTCCTTGTAGGATCTGCTGATTCTAAGATGCGGAATGTTCGTCTCGTTCAAGAAAACCCTGAATTCATCCTCAGTTCGCTCTATCATCACATCAGGAGTCACGTACCGAACCGCTGAGCCCCACGCGCCGCTTCCCGGCCTGGGCTGAAGCGCAGAGATGACTCCTATCGCCTTTTGCAGAACCTTCTCGTTTACCCTCAGACTCCTGGCAATGGCTTGATACCTCTTGTTCTTCAGATCGTTCAGATGCCCCTCTACGATTTTGACCTCTAGTCCACCATCTTTTCCACTGTTGCGAAGCTGAATTAGCAGGCACTCCTTGAGTTCTCTCGCCCCCACACCAGGTGGATCCAGACTCTGCACCAGAGCAAGTGCATCTTCGACCTTCTCAACTTCAACACTTAGCGCCGTGGCTATTTCTTCCACGTTCACAGAACGCAGGTATCCGTCGTCATCAAGACTGTCCACAATGTATTCGCCGATAAGCATCTGCTCATTCGATTCTGCCTTCAGGTGAACCTGTGTAATAAGATGATCCCTGAGGCTCGCAGGCACTTCAGGAATCTGCTGGGTGAAGTCCTCTGTTTTTCTCCTATCTGGCTTGTAGGCGGAATCCAGACCGTCCTGGAGGAACTCAGCCCATTCAAACTCGTCTTCTGGCTCAGAGTCCTCTGCGGTTTCTTCTTCGGGTTGATCCTCCTCCAGCTCCTCCTCAACTTCCTCAAGAAGCGGGTTCTGCTGCAGTTCAAGTCTTATCAACTGCTCTAGTTCGAGCCTGGGAAGCTGCAGCAGCTTCAGCAGCTCTATTAGTTGTGGAGATAATTGTAGCCTTAGATCCAGTCTCAGTTCAGGTTCCAATTGAGCTTTCCCTTTCCGTCGTTACATCTTGAAGTCAGGACCAAGGTAGAGCTCTCTCGCCTTCTTGTCCTCTATGAGCTCGGTCGCGGTACCCGATAAGAGAATCTTCCCTTCATAGATTATATACGCTTTATCCGTAATTTCAAGTGTTTCTCGCACATTGTGGTCGGTGATCAAGACCCCCAAGCCCTTCGCACGAAGTTGTCTGATTATCTCCTGTATGTCACCTCTGACAATAGGATCGATGCCGGTAAAAGGCTCATCCAGCAAAAGAAAGTGAGGGTCCGTGGTGAGCGCCCTGGCTATCTCCAGTCTCCTTCTCTCCCCGCCAGAAAGACTTCCGGCCACCTGGCGCCCAAGGTGAGTAATCTTGAGCTCCTTCATCAAATCGGAAAGCCTTTCTGCCTGTTCTGCCTTGCTCAGATTCATGGTCTGAAGAATCCCAAGTATGTTCTCCTCCACGGTCAGTTTTCTGAACACCGAGGGCTCCTGAGACAGATAGCCTATCCCCTTCCGGGCCCTCTGATACATGGGATGTCTGGTCAATTCTTCCTCGTCAAGATAGATCCTGCCACCGTCAGGCCTTATCATTCCCACTATCACGTAGAAGGTTGTTGTCTTACCAGCCCCATTGGGGCCTAGAAGGCCTACTATCTCACCCTCAGCAACCTGTATGCTGACACTGTTGACCACCTTTTTCCCACGATAAGACTTGCTTACATTCTCTGTCCTGAGAACTGCCACTCTCATTCCCCTTTAGGTTTCATATGATAGGTACCTTTTGCTGAACCACTGACGGTCACTTGACTGACCTTACCCTCCTCAAAATCGACTATCATCTCATCTCCAGAGACCTCGTTCGTTTCCTGCTCGCTTATTCGATAGAATGCTTGGGCACCTGAGATCAAAACAGCTCTTCTGAGCTTCCTGTTCGTGAACTCAAGTGTCAGGCTGGCTGATTCCATTCTGTTTTCGTTTTCAGTAATGACTGGTTTACCCAGTAAGGTTGCAGTTTCATCTCTGCTCATGTACACTAGAGTGTCACAGGTCGCCACCACGTCTCCCTGATATACTCTGACATCTCCTGTCACCAGCGCCTTTCCTTGTTTTGTGAATGTTTCCATCGTCTGTGCTGTGATGAGTATCCGTTCTTCTCCTGACGCAGTCAGGACAGGGCTTTCTTCCATTATGCCACGATCTTCTTCAAAATAGTACGTGCCCTTCCCTCCCTCGACATTCATATCATTCACTTTGTCTTTGAAGCTGACTGAGCCGGTGGCAACTGCGATGCGGCTGTCTCTGTGGTAGACCACCTCGTCGGCCTGCACCAACTGGCGTTCATCCTCTATCTTTACAAACCCTCGGAGTAGAGCCTTCTTCTCACCCCGGTAGTACTCTGCGGTTTGAGAGGACATTATCGTTTCACCATCAACTATGTGAACTCCTCCTTCAAGAATCGCTACATCCCTGGCTTCTATCGCCCTACCACACTGGCTGGTTATCACTGCTGGACCGTGAGTTATGGTCACCCCACCTCGAAGGAAAGTCACTCTCCCCTTCTTGGTATTTCTAACCTCCACCGTCTTCGCCCTTACCGTGTACTTCTCACCGGTACGCTCGAGGATCTGCTGGTTTTCTACAATACACGGCATCAAAACAAGAATCAACATGGCCGACAATATGAACCATATCTTGAGGAATTGCAAACGTGCCTCACCAGGACCTTTCCGTTCAGCTCCTGGCCTATTCCAATTCCGAATCTTCTGTCTCCGCACGGAAGTTCCTTTGTATTTCTATGTGGTCAAGACCCGGGTCGGAGACCAGTCCATCTCCGGTTATGATGGTGCTCCCCTTGGTCACCCTGACTGAACCCTCAGTCCTTATCTTTTCCTCTTTGGAGACCCATTTCAGGCTGTCGGTCTCCAGAACAGCGCTGTCTCCAGAGACCACGCTAACGTGTCCCATGGCCTTCATGTCACCGCTTTCAAGATAGTAAATCCCGCTGTCTGACTTGAGAGTCGAGAATAGCTTTTCATCTCTGGAGTAAAACTCAATCTGCGTATCATACAGGTTTATCTGGCTCTTCTCCCTGTAACTCTTTGCCAATCTGGCCTTCAATACCCAGGCTTTTCTCCCTTCAACTGTCTGCGTGAGCGTGAAACCTTCAACAACTTCCAGAGCATCCGTCTGGATGGGCTCATTCTCACCGTACTGATTGTTGCAGCCTACGGCCATCAGGGACAATAGAAAAAAGGCCATAGCGAATCCTTGAAAAGCGAAGACGCCCCCCGGCGCCCCTCTTATTGCAGAATTCTTCTTTGGTTTCGCTGAAGTGTCGTCAACTCTCGAATTTGTCATGCATCCAAACCCATTCTGTGGGATGCTTCCGTATGAGGGCTTCCACAGCTTTTGAGCAGATCCTGGCACAGAAGGGTATGTCCTTCCTGGGATCTTTGGTCTTTTTGAAATCTATCGGGTCACATATCTCTATGATATGCTTTCCGTGACTTCCTCTATGAATGGCGAGCGGTACTATGGGTGCTTTCGCTCTCATTGAGAGAACCACGGGCCCCCTGGTCACCCTGCTTTTCCCTCCAAAGAAGTCGACGGGGACTCCAGACTGGTTCGCCCGCTCATCAATCAGGAGGCCAAGAGCTCTCCCTCTGTAAAGACACTTTAAAGCTCCTCGCCAGTTCCTATCATCAATGAATTCAATCCCTTTTTCAGCCCGGAACGAACGGACTATAGAATCTATCTTGGAATCGTAGACCCTCCTCCCCACGACACTAACCGGGTATCCGCAAAGAGAAAAGTATGCTGGCAATAACTCCCAGCAGCCAAGATGACCTGTTATCACTATGAGCCCTCTTCCTCTGGCCATTGCCCTCTCAAACTTCTCCAGCCCCCTCACCGAAACAATGTCCTTCACGTTATTCTTACTTACAATGGGCAGCCTTAAGGTATCGGCCAGGTTTCTACCGAGCTGGATGAAAACCCTTCTGGTCATACTCAGGAGCTCTTTCTCAGACATCGAGTCTCCATAGCCTATCCTTAGATTTTCGAGAGCCTTCCTGCTCTGTTTTGGGATGGCCAGGTAAATAAGGACCCCGGCAAAGGAGCCAATCCCTATGGCAGTGCTTCGGGAAACAGAGAGGACAATGACGCTCAGGACCCTCACGCCCAGATATACGTACAGGTGTCTCAGCCTTCTCCTCATCCTAGACTACACCTGCCCTCATAAGGTCGTGCAAATGTACTACACCAATAGGACATTTCTCACCATCCACAACCAGAAGGGCGGTGATACCGCGGTCCTCCATCATCTTCACCGCCTTCGCAGCCAGAGAGTTCTTATCTATCGTCCTGGGGTTCCTGCTCATCACCTCTCCACATTTGAGCGAAAAGATGTCAGAGGTTTTCTCGAGGAGTCTCCTCAGATCACCATCCGTTATGACACCCACGAGCTTACCACCGTCATCCACCACAGAGGTTATGCCTCTCTTTGAGGTCATCTCGAGGATTGCTTCCTTCATGGGGGAGTCATGTTTCACTTTGGGTACATACGTGCCCGTCAGCATCATATCCTCTACCTGGGCAAGTTTTTTCCCCAGCCTGCCACCGGGATGGAGTTTAGCAAAATCTTCCGGCTTGAAGTCCCTCAGGCTGAGGAGGGCAACTGCCATGGCATCGCCCATAACGAGAGCCGCAGTAGTCGAAGACGTAGGAACAAGACCATGGGGACATGCTTCTGAATCGACAGAGACATCCAGTACAATGTCTGCACTCCTGGCAAGCCTGGAGTCAAGATCTCCTATGAGCCCTATGATCAATACCCCCAGACGCTTAAATACAGGTATCAACTGATTAACCTCTTCTGTCTCCCCACTCTTGGATATTGCGACAGCCACATCATTTTCGCTGACAAGGCCGATGTCCCCATGAATCCCTTCTGCCGGATGTAAAAAGAATGACGGTGTTCCGGTCGATGAAAAAGTAGCAGCCACCTTCTTGGCAATAATACCCGATTTTCCCATACCAGTGACGACCACCCTTCCCTTGCAGGAGAATATGAGCTTGACCGCATCCTCAAACGACTTGCCTATGCGGTCCACGAGTCCGCTCACTGCGAGGCACTCTTTTCTTATCGCTTCCTTCCCTGCCTCGATTACCTTATTTTTCATTCCAACTCTGCCAGATACTTGTTGAGCGTCTCCTCCCACACCCCTTTGGCCTTCAAAATGGCTTCCACCGCTTCCCTCACTGCACCCTCTCCACCTCCACTCTCGGTTACCAGAACGGCAACCTCCTTCACCTCCGGCATCGCATTTGCCACCGCAATGGGCAACCCAACCTTCCTCATGGGCACAATGTCAACTATATCGTCTCCAATATATGCCACTTCTTCTGCCGAGAACCCATAGCGCCGCATTATCTCCTTCAAACAGTCCCACTTTCTTTTCACTCCCTGGTGCAGCTCTATGATACCCAGGTCCGTTGCCCTTCTCGAAACTGGTTCAGACTCTCTCACACTGATGAACGCTATTTCCAGTCTTGCCCTCCTCGCAAGAGTGATACCCATGCCATCCACAACAGCAAACTGCTTCTCTTCTGAGTCAGAAGAATAGATTATTTTCCCGTCAGTGAGCACACCATCAACATCGATGGCTATCAGCCTTATCTTTTCTGCCTTCTCTTTCATTACTCCTCCATCCGCTTAGCTCTCACTATCTCGTCTATCTCTTTCAACTCCTTTAGCAGTTCTTCCAGATAGGAGATCGGAAGCATACTGCAGGCATCGCATTTTGCCTGTTGTGGATCTTCGTGCACCTCAATGAATATTCCATCACACCCTGCAGCAACCGCGGCTCGCGCAAGATGAGGAACATACTGAGGTTCACCCCCAGCAGACTCGCTGGAGGGGGTACCATAAATCCTCACCGAATGGGTCACGTCAAAGATGACCGGGTAACCAAACGATGCGAGTATGGGAAAAGACCTCATGTCCACAACCAGGCTATTGTACCCGAAGCAGGAACCTCTCTCAGTCAACATTATCTTCCTGTTCCCGGTGTGCTCGATCTTACCTATGGAGTCCTTCATCTCCTTGGGGCCGATAAATTGCCCTTTCTTTATGTTGACCGGCTTTCCCGCTGTCCCTACGGCCAGGGCGAGACTTGTTTGCTGTGAAAGATAGGCAGGAATCTGCAGAACGTCCAGAACCTCTGCGGCCGCGTCCACCTCATATCTGCAGTGAACATCTGACAGAACCGGCACTCCAATCTCCCTCTTCACCTTTTCCAGTATCCTTAACCCAACATCAAGGCCCGGGCCTGTGTACGCCGTTGCTTTTGACCTGTTGTCCTTTGTATACGAAGATTTGAATATGAACCCCATCTGCAATCCTGCAGCGATCTTCTTTATCGCTTCCGCAGCCCTCAGCGAAGACTCTTCGTTCTCTATCACACAGGGCCCTGCAATCAAGACCAGCGGACTTGCTCGCCCAACAGAAACTTCCCTCACCTTCAGGTCTGTAGTCATCTCTTTTTCTTCCCTCACCTCTCCAGGCAAGCCTCAACAAAACCGAGAAAGAGTGGAGCGGGAGCCTCCAGTCTGGATCTAAACTCAGGATGAGCCTGAGTTCCAATGAAGAACCTGTGCTTTGGGAGTTCGATGAACTCAACAAGATTGGCTTCGTCAAGCCGTTTATGCATACCGGAAACTGCAAGACCGTTCTTCTCCATCACATCGATGTACTGGGGAGAGACTTCGTATCTGTGCCTGTGCCTTTCCAGAACCACATCCGCTCCATCATCCAGCAATCCCAAGCGAAATTTCATCTCGGGATCGTTCTGCCACATCTTGATCTTCTGGGCATCCTGTTGTGGCCTTCCACATCTCTTGTAGAGACTGTGTGCCTTGGTCCCTGACCTCAATGTTGCAGCGTAAGCACCAAGCCTCATAGAACCACCATATTGGCTCTCCTCAATTATCTTCTTCTGCGTGGGAAGAATGTCTATGACCGCATACTTAGTCTGGACATCTATTTCACTCGTATTCGCGGTCTTCATACCACACACACTTCTTGAGAATTCAATCACTGCGCACTGGAGACCATAGCACAGACCAAGGAACGGTACGTTGTTCTCCCTGGCGAACTTGATCGCGCCGACCTTCCCCTCCACGCCGCTCGCTCCGAACCCACCGGGGATGACGATCCCATCGAACTCCCGTAGACTTTCGACCTCTGATGGAGACTTCTCAAACTTCTTGGAATCGACCCAGGATATGTCAACAGCGACTGAAAGGCTGGCGCCAGCGTGTTTCAAAGCTTGATTCACGGAGATGTAGGAATCGGTGAGGCTGTAGTCACCTATGTCAACATACTTGCCGATCATGGCCACATTTACTCTTCTGGATGGGTTCCTAATCCGTTCAACAAGGGCTTCCCATTGTGACCAGTCGGGTTCGGTCTTCTTCTGCAAGGAGAACCTTTTCAGTATTTTCTCCCCCAGCCTCTCTTTCTCTAAGTTGAGCGGAATCGCATAGATTGTGTCAACATCCGGAGCAGATATCACATGCTCACTCGGAATATTTGCATAAATCTCAATCTTCTTTTTTCTGACATGATCAAGTGGCCTTTTTCCCCTACAAAGAATGAAATCGGGAAAGATCCCGTGCTCGGAAAGCATTTTTATCGCCTGCTGTGTCGGTTTGGTCTTCATTTCGCTTATGTGGTCTGGCACCGGCAGATAAGTTACGAGCACGTAAGCGACGTTGTCTACCCCTACCTCTCTCTCCAGACTCTTCATTGCGAAAAGAAAAGGGATATTCTCATAGTCGCCAATTGTTCCTCCGATCTCTACCAGGACAAAGTCATGGCCCTCACCAGCGCTCTTCACTCTGTCCTTGATCTCATTCGGAATATGGGGAATGAACTGGACAGTCTTGCCCAAATAGTCGCCTCTTCTCTCCCTATCGATTACGGCCTTGTATATCTGGCCTGTGGTGATGTTGTTCTTCTTGGGAATCTCGATGCCAAGAAATCGTTCATAACTGCCCAGATCCTGGTCTATCTCTCCACCATCCTCAGTTACCCAGACTTCCCCATGTTCTGTTGGCCTGAGCGTACCTGCATCGAAATTTATGTAAGGATCTATTTTTAGGGCTGTTGTTGAATACCCATACTGCTGCAGTATTTTGCCAATGGAAGCAGTAGCTAAACCCTTGCCAACGCCACTCATCACACCGCCAGCCACCACGATGAACCTCATCACGATAACCTCACATTTGCACCTGTGTGATTTGTGAGAGTCCAGATTCCATCAGTTATTGGTCTCTCACGCTCTGGATTTCTCCTCCCGGAGTACTTGTTCCACACGTTCAATGTCTTCCGGCGTGTCGACTGCCGGACCCCACTCACTGACTTTAACCACGCGGATCCGCACTCCCTGTTCAAGGGCCCGGAGCTGTTCAAGCCCCTCCGCAATCTCAAGAGGACTGGGAGGAGACGCAGCAAGCCTGTCCAATACATCACGCCTGTAACCATACACACCTACGTGCTTATAGAACTCAAAAGGATGAGATCCTATCACATAGGGAATCTTTGAGCGAGAAAAGTAGATGGCCTCATCATTCATGTCAAGAACAACTTTTGCGCATGAGTCGCTTTCCAGCTCAGTCGGGTCAGCAATCTTGCAGGCAAGAGTTGCCATTCCCACGGCCGGGTTGGATGTCATCTCGCTCACCAACTTGTCAATAGATTCCGGCCTCAAGAGAGGCTCATCCCCCTGGATGTTGACGACAACTGAGCCAGGTACTTTCGAAATAGCCTCTGCAACCCTATCAGTCCCTGTTGGATGTTCCGTTGAAGTCATGACAACCTTGGCTCCAAAGCCCTTTGCTGCCTCGGCAACGCGGTCATCATCTGTTGCTATGAGGAGCTCAGTGATGAGTCGGCAGGAGCTCGCCCTCTCATACACGTGCTGCAACATTGGCCTGCCCAGGATGGAGGCCAGTGGTTTGCCCGGGAACCTCACAGAATTCCACCGCGCCGGAATGACCCCTATGACACCCCCTCCCACTTCTAGTCAGGCTCCTCCTGGTAGGGAACTTCTTCTTCGTTGTCTCTTTTCGTTAGTCTCTTCCTCTCTCTCCGCTTCTTCGGGCGAGACCGGGCTTCACCAACCGCGTCTCTTGCTGGTACACTCTTTGCCTGGTAGAACGCTTTTTCGCTAAGAACAACTCTGCGCGACTCCCTGTTCACCTCTATGAGCACAAGATCAAGTTCCTCGTCCACGCCATACTTGTCAGCCGGAACACTCATGTCCTCCCTAATCAAATGCGAGAAAGGTACAAATCCCCGGACATCATCTTCGAGCTCCACAATCAACCCCTGTTCCAGGAGCTCTGCCACCTTCCCCTTCATTTCCAACCCAATCTCATTGCTGCCGCTGAAATTCTCCAGCGGGTCTTCTTGAGTCTGTTTCATCCCCAGAGATATTCTTCTGTTTTCTCTGTCGATGCTCAGGACAACCACCTCCACCTTTTCACCTCTTTTGACCACTTCGCTAGGGTGGTTGATTCTCCTGGTCCAGGACATGTCTGATATGTGAACAAGCCCATCAATGCCATCTTCTATTTCTACGAAGGCCCCAAAATTTGTGAGGGTCCTCACTTTTCCGGAAATTGTACTCCCCACAGGGAACCTCTCCTCAAGGGTCTCCCATGGGTCGGCCATGGTCTGTTTCAGCCCCAGAGATATCCTTTCATTCTCCTTGTCGATACTGAGCACCACAGCATCAATGATGTCTCCAATGGCAACGACTTGACTGGGATGGTGTATCCGTCTGGTCCACGCCATTTCAGATATGTGGACCAGCCCCTCGACACCTTTTTCGAGTTCCACAAATGCTCCATAGTCGGTTATTGAGACTACCTTTCCTCTCACCTTTGACTCAACCGGGTGCTTCTCTTCTATCTTCTCCCAGGGGTATTCGGTCAGCTGCTTCAGGCCCAGAGAAACCCGCATCTTCTGGTGGTCGATTCCAATTACCTTTGTATTTATCTTGTCTCCAATGGCGACAAGCTCAGAAGGGTGGATTACCCGGCCCCAGGACATGTCGGTTATGTGCAACAGGCCGTCGACGCCGCCCAAATCGATGAAGGCGCCAAAGTCAGTGATGTTCTTCACAATGCCTTCCCTCACCTGACCAACTTCAAGCTCCTTGAGCAGTCTGGTTCTTGCTTCTTCCCTCTCAATCTCGAGTACGGCTCGCCTTGAAACGACGATGTTTCTCCTCTTCCAATTCAGCTTGATAATCCTGAACTCATGCGTGGTGCCGACAAGCTTGTCCATGTCCTTGACCGGATGGAGGTCTATTTGAGAACCTGGAAGGAAAGCATCCACAGCCAGAACTTCGACTATCATGCCTCCTCGCACGCGTCGGGTTATCACACCCTCAAGGGGCATTTTATCATCGTATGCCGATTTGATCGTGTCCCATACACGCAGGAAGTCGGCCTTCTGTTTGGACAGAACGGCAAAGCCTTCATCGTCCTCAGTCTCTTCCAGAAAAACGTCAATCTCATCGCCGACTTTCAGGGCCTCCGGGTCCTTGAACTCTGACAGAGGGATTATCCCTTCTGACTTGAGACCCACATCTATGATCGCCTCTTTTCCCCCGATTTTGACGACAGAGCCCTTGATCACCTTGCCCTCTTCCACATTACCAATGGACTCCATGTAGAGCTCCATCATCTCTTCCTGAGATAGTTCCTCCTCCTTGATTTCTATCTCAGGGCTCTCTTCCGAATCGACTTTCTTTTCTTTCTCAGACATTGATTTGACTCCCCCTTTGTCAATGAAATGCGCGCCCCCTCAACACTGTGTGTTCTGCGCCTGCGCCAATTAGGTCTATCACGTCTTCGATTATCCAGTCTGGAGTAGACGCACCTGCCGTGATCCCCAACTTGTGACTATTGCGGAACCATGCTGGGTCAAGTTCTTTAGCAGTCTCAATGTGGTAGGTCCGTTTCCCAACGCTTCTACAGAGCTCGGCAAGACGGGAAGTGTTCGCACTGTTCTTGCCGCCAAGCACGATCATCAGATCGACCTCCTCTGCAAGGTTGAGCGTTGACTCTTGGCGGAGTGTGGTTGCACTACAAATAGTATTGTATATCTTCAGTTCAGTCGCAATCTCAAGAAGTGTTGAAATCACAGACTGGAACTTATCCAGCAAAAGAGTCGTCTGGGCAATCACACCTATTTTCCTGCTCGCGATTCGAAGTCGGGGATCGTTATCTCTGTAGTCTAGAACTACGGCTCTATCACCCGCGTGACCCAGGATGCCTTTCACCTCAGGGTGGTCAGCTTC
Proteins encoded in this window:
- the pyrG gene encoding CTP synthase (glutamine hydrolyzing), whose translation is MRFIVVAGGVMSGVGKGLATASIGKILQQYGYSTTALKIDPYINFDAGTLRPTEHGEVWVTEDGGEIDQDLGSYERFLGIEIPKKNNITTGQIYKAVIDRERRGDYLGKTVQFIPHIPNEIKDRVKSAGEGHDFVLVEIGGTIGDYENIPFLFAMKSLEREVGVDNVAYVLVTYLPVPDHISEMKTKPTQQAIKMLSEHGIFPDFILCRGKRPLDHVRKKKIEIYANIPSEHVISAPDVDTIYAIPLNLEKERLGEKILKRFSLQKKTEPDWSQWEALVERIRNPSRRVNVAMIGKYVDIGDYSLTDSYISVNQALKHAGASLSVAVDISWVDSKKFEKSPSEVESLREFDGIVIPGGFGASGVEGKVGAIKFARENNVPFLGLCYGLQCAVIEFSRSVCGMKTANTSEIDVQTKYAVIDILPTQKKIIEESQYGGSMRLGAYAATLRSGTKAHSLYKRCGRPQQDAQKIKMWQNDPEMKFRLGLLDDGADVVLERHRHRYEVSPQYIDVMEKNGLAVSGMHKRLDEANLVEFIELPKHRFFIGTQAHPEFRSRLEAPAPLFLGFVEACLER
- the lptC gene encoding LPS export ABC transporter periplasmic protein LptC, which encodes MTNSRVDDTSAKPKKNSAIRGAPGGVFAFQGFAMAFFLLSLMAVGCNNQYGENEPIQTDALEVVEGFTLTQTVEGRKAWVLKARLAKSYREKSQINLYDTQIEFYSRDEKLFSTLKSDSGIYYLESGDMKAMGHVSVVSGDSAVLETDSLKWVSKEEKIRTEGSVRVTKGSTIITGDGLVSDPGLDHIEIQRNFRAETEDSELE
- the rpoN gene encoding RNA polymerase factor sigma-54, translated to MEPELRLDLRLQLSPQLIELLKLLQLPRLELEQLIRLELQQNPLLEEVEEELEEDQPEEETAEDSEPEDEFEWAEFLQDGLDSAYKPDRRKTEDFTQQIPEVPASLRDHLITQVHLKAESNEQMLIGEYIVDSLDDDGYLRSVNVEEIATALSVEVEKVEDALALVQSLDPPGVGARELKECLLIQLRNSGKDGGLEVKIVEGHLNDLKNKRYQAIARSLRVNEKVLQKAIGVISALQPRPGSGAWGSAVRYVTPDVMIERTEDEFRVFLNETNIPHLRISRSYKEVLSGRRGRSKKEREFVRKRLASARFLINGLDERRRTIMKVMSFICETQNDFLERGVTSLKPMTLRTVADALGIHESTVSRVIRGKYIQTPQGVFNLKFFFSGAVKSYRTEEVSSRSVRARIGELIKNEDKKKPLSDKRISEVLQSEGFEVARRTVGKYRDELRILPSKMRREP
- a CDS encoding 3-deoxy-D-manno-octulosonate 8-phosphate phosphatase (forms homotetramers; catalyzes hydrolysis of KDO 8-P to KDO and inorganic phosphate; functions in lipopolysaccharide biosynthesis) produces the protein MKEKAEKIRLIAIDVDGVLTDGKIIYSSDSEEKQFAVVDGMGITLARRARLEIAFISVRESEPVSRRATDLGIIELHQGVKRKWDCLKEIMRRYGFSAEEVAYIGDDIVDIVPMRKVGLPIAVANAMPEVKEVAVLVTESGGGEGAVREAVEAILKAKGVWEETLNKYLAELE
- a CDS encoding 3-deoxy-8-phosphooctulonate synthase, whose protein sequence is MTTDLKVREVSVGRASPLVLIAGPCVIENEESSLRAAEAIKKIAAGLQMGFIFKSSYTKDNRSKATAYTGPGLDVGLRILEKVKREIGVPVLSDVHCRYEVDAAAEVLDVLQIPAYLSQQTSLALAVGTAGKPVNIKKGQFIGPKEMKDSIGKIEHTGNRKIMLTERGSCFGYNSLVVDMRSFPILASFGYPVIFDVTHSVRIYGTPSSESAGGEPQYVPHLARAAVAAGCDGIFIEVHEDPQQAKCDACSMLPISYLEELLKELKEIDEIVRAKRMEE
- a CDS encoding 30S ribosomal protein S1, with the protein product MSEKEKKVDSEESPEIEIKEEELSQEEMMELYMESIGNVEEGKVIKGSVVKIGGKEAIIDVGLKSEGIIPLSEFKDPEALKVGDEIDVFLEETEDDEGFAVLSKQKADFLRVWDTIKSAYDDKMPLEGVITRRVRGGMIVEVLAVDAFLPGSQIDLHPVKDMDKLVGTTHEFRIIKLNWKRRNIVVSRRAVLEIEREEARTRLLKELEVGQVREGIVKNITDFGAFIDLGGVDGLLHITDMSWGRVIHPSELVAIGDKINTKVIGIDHQKMRVSLGLKQLTEYPWEKIEEKHPVESKVRGKVVSITDYGAFVELEKGVEGLVHISEMAWTRRIHHPSQVVAIGDIIDAVVLSIDKENERISLGLKQTMADPWETLEERFPVGSTISGKVRTLTNFGAFVEIEDGIDGLVHISDMSWTRRINHPSEVVKRGEKVEVVVLSIDRENRRISLGMKQTQEDPLENFSGSNEIGLEMKGKVAELLEQGLIVELEDDVRGFVPFSHLIREDMSVPADKYGVDEELDLVLIEVNRESRRVVLSEKAFYQAKSVPARDAVGEARSRPKKRRERKRLTKRDNEEEVPYQEEPD
- the kdsB gene encoding 3-deoxy-manno-octulosonate cytidylyltransferase; protein product: MGGGVIGVIPARWNSVRFPGKPLASILGRPMLQHVYERASSCRLITELLIATDDDRVAEAAKGFGAKVVMTSTEHPTGTDRVAEAISKVPGSVVVNIQGDEPLLRPESIDKLVSEMTSNPAVGMATLACKIADPTELESDSCAKVVLDMNDEAIYFSRSKIPYVIGSHPFEFYKHVGVYGYRRDVLDRLAASPPSPLEIAEGLEQLRALEQGVRIRVVKVSEWGPAVDTPEDIERVEQVLREEKSRA
- a CDS encoding KpsF/GutQ family sugar-phosphate isomerase, yielding MKNKVIEAGKEAIRKECLAVSGLVDRIGKSFEDAVKLIFSCKGRVVVTGMGKSGIIAKKVAATFSSTGTPSFFLHPAEGIHGDIGLVSENDVAVAISKSGETEEVNQLIPVFKRLGVLIIGLIGDLDSRLARSADIVLDVSVDSEACPHGLVPTSSTTAALVMGDAMAVALLSLRDFKPEDFAKLHPGGRLGKKLAQVEDMMLTGTYVPKVKHDSPMKEAILEMTSKRGITSVVDDGGKLVGVITDGDLRRLLEKTSDIFSLKCGEVMSRNPRTIDKNSLAAKAVKMMEDRGITALLVVDGEKCPIGVVHLHDLMRAGVV
- the lptB gene encoding LPS export ABC transporter ATP-binding protein; its protein translation is MRVAVLRTENVSKSYRGKKVVNSVSIQVAEGEIVGLLGPNGAGKTTTFYVIVGMIRPDGGRIYLDEEELTRHPMYQRARKGIGYLSQEPSVFRKLTVEENILGILQTMNLSKAEQAERLSDLMKELKITHLGRQVAGSLSGGERRRLEIARALTTDPHFLLLDEPFTGIDPIVRGDIQEIIRQLRAKGLGVLITDHNVRETLEITDKAYIIYEGKILLSGTATELIEDKKARELYLGPDFKM